The following proteins are encoded in a genomic region of Arachis ipaensis cultivar K30076 chromosome B02, Araip1.1, whole genome shotgun sequence:
- the LOC107625453 gene encoding probable glycosyltransferase STELLO1 — translation MLVQERSAPKSTNSKPNSRTNGSLPTNRFAETKNLDFSAWVSENLYKIVAVVALAATVAALFFLRNVGDTAALLCFEKQAHDLEKIAFPRVDWNNIAPIRDTASKFANFRTERWIVVSVSGYPSDSLRGLVKIKGWQVLAIGNSRTPSDWSLKGAIYLSLEMQANLGFRVVEFLPYDSYVRKTVGYLFAIQHGAKKIFDADDRGDVIDGDLGKHFDVELIGEGARQEVLLQYSHDNPNRTVVNPYVHFGQRSVWPRGLPLENVGEIGHEEFYTEVFGGKQFIQQGISNGLPDVDSVFYFTRKSGLEAFDIRFDKHAPKVALPQGMMVPVNSFNTMYHSPAFWALMLPVSVSTMASDVLRGYWGQRLLWEVGGYVAVYPPTVHRYDKIEAYPFSEEKDLHVNVGRLINYLVLWKSNKHRLFEKILDLSYAMAEEGFWTEKDVKLTAAWLQDLLAVGYQQPRLMSLELGRPRANIGHGDRREFIPQKLPSVHLGVEETGTVNYEIANLIRWRKTFGNVVLILYCSGPVERTALEWRLLYGRVFRTVVILSEKKDMDLVVQEGKLDKAYRYLPKIFDQFSSAEGFLFLQDNTILNYWNLVQADKTKLWITNKLSESWTPVLTKGGNSDWLSQQASMVQQVVSMMPAHFQVNYKEFSPNEKNLLLCNSEVFYVPQRLVSDFIELVSLIGDLDIHQKVAIPMFFVSMDSPQNFDPVLDTTIYKQKFPTNSSALYSAKVPAVHPWTVSSEQDFIKLIRIMAEGDPLLMELV, via the exons ATGTTAGTCCAAGAGCGTTCAGCTCCCAAATCCACAAACTCTAAACCCAATTCAAGAACCAATGGATCTCTTCCAACGAATCGATTTGCGGAGACGAAGAACCTTGACTTCTCGGCGTGGGTTTCCGAGAATCTCTACAAGATCGTCGCCGTCGTGGCCCTGGCCGCCACCGTCGCCGCTCTCTTCTTCCTCCGCAATGTCGGCGACACCGCCGCGCTCCTTTGCTTCGAGAAGCAAGCACATGACCTCGAGAAGATCGCGTTCCCACGCGTTGATTGGAACAACATAGCTCCCATTCGGGATACGGCATCGAAGTTCGCGAATTTTCGGACGGAACGGTGGATCGTGGTGTCCGTTTCCGGTTACCCCTCCGATTCGCTCCGTGGTCTTGTGAAGATCAAAGGCTGGCAGGTTCTTGCGATAGGGAACTCGAGAACGCCCTCGGATTGGAGCTTGAAAGGTGCGATCTATTTATCACTGGAAATGCAGGCtaatttggggtttagggttgtTGAATTCCTTCCTTATGATTCATATGTTAGGAAAACTGTTGGGTATTTGTTTGCGATTCAGCACGGTGCTAAGAAGATCTTTGATGCTGATGATAGAGGGGATGTGATTGATGGAGATTTGGGTAAGCATTTTGATGTGGAGTTGATTGGGGAGGGTGCTAGGCAAGAGGTTTTATTACAGTATAGTCATGATAATCCGAATCGAACCGTTGTGAATCCATATGTACATTTCGGGCAGCGTTCAGTTTGGCCTAGAGGTTTACCTTTGGAGAATGTAGGTGAAATTGGGCATGAGGAGTTTTACACTGAAGTGTTTGGTGGAAAGCAGTTTATACAGCAGGGGATTTCAAATGGGCTCCCAGATGTAGATTCAGTGTTTTATTTTACGCGCAAGTCAGGATTAGAGGCTTTTGATATTAGATTCGATAAGCACGCCCCCAAGGTGGCGCTGCCGCAGGGTATGATGGTTCCTGTTAATTCTTTTAACACGATGTATCATTCGCCTGCGTTTTGGGCTTTGATGCTTCCAGTGTCTGTTAGCACAATGGCCTCCGATGTGTTGAGAGGTTACTGGGGACAGAGGCTTCTTTGGGAAGTCGGTGGTTATGTTGCGGTTTATCCCCCTACTGTACATAGATATGACAAGATCGAGGCCTATCCTTTTTCAGAAGAGAAAGATCTACATGTTAATGTTGGTCGTTTGATCAATTATTTGGTTTTGTGGAAATCCAATAAGCATAGATTGTTTGAGAAGATTTTGGATTTAAGCTATGCAATGGCTGAGGAGGGCTTTTGGACCGAGAAGGATGTGAAACTTACAGCTGCTTGGCTGCAGGACTTGTTAGCTGTTGGCTACCAGCAGCCAAGGTTGATGTCGCTGGAATTGGGACGTCCAAGAGCGAATATTGGTCATGGTGATCGCAGGGAATTCATCCCACAGAAATTGCCATCTGTTCACCTTGGTGTTGAAGAGACGGGAACTGTGAATTATGAGATTGCAAATTTGATCCGATGGAGGAAAACTTTTGGGAATGTTGTGCTTATTTTATATTGCAGTGGGCCTGTGGAACGTACAGCCCTTGAATGGAGATTGCTTTATGGGAGAGTGTTCAGAACTGTAGTTATTTTGTCTGAAAAGAAGGACATGGACCTTGTTGTACAGGAAGGCAAATTGGACAAAGCATACAG GTACCTGCCAAAAATATTTGATCAATTTAGCAGTGCGGAAGGATTCTTGTTCCTACAGGATAATACCATTCTTAATTATTGGAACTTAGTACAAGCAGACAAAACTAAGCTATGGATCACTAATAAG TTATCCGAGTCTTGGACACCTGTATTAACCAAAGGCGGCAATTCAGATTGGTTATCGCAACAAGCAAGCATGGTACAGCAGGTTGTTAGCATGATGCCAGCACACTTTCAAgtgaattacaaggaatttagTCCCAACGAAAAGAACCTCTTACTTTGCAATTCTGAGGTATTTTATGTTCCTCAGCGCCTTGTCAGTGATTTCATTGAGCTTGTTAGCCTAATTGGCGATCTGGATATCCATCAGAAGGTTGCAATTCCTATGTTCTTTGTGTCCATGGATTCCCCACAGAATTTCGACCCTGTTCTTGACACAACAATCTACAAGCAAAAATTCCCCACTAATTCTTCCGCTCTTTATTCGGCTAAAGTCCCTGCTGTGCATCCATGGACTGTGTCAAGTGAGCAAGATTTCATAAAGCTTATTAGAATCATGGCAGAAGGTGATCCACTCCTAATGGAGTTAGTTTGA